A portion of the Adhaeribacter radiodurans genome contains these proteins:
- a CDS encoding malectin domain-containing carbohydrate-binding protein, whose amino-acid sequence MNLLITIHWVSSNKLLFLSLLLLTQFIRIDPVWGQNFNTSSLKGVSITNPTSLQFGPDGRLYIAQQNGLIKIFTIVRNGANNYSATATETVSLINQIPNHNDNGTVNTGVTTRQVTSLLLSGTAANPIMYVTSSDSRIGGPSGDLNLDTNSGILSKLTKTASSWDKVDLIRGFPRSEENHSTNGMQLDPKTNTLYLTIGGFTNAGSPSANFAYICEYALSASIVAIDLSQVEALPMKGSGNTKYKYDLPTVDDPTRSNNPDGTDAGDPFGGNDGLNQAKIVIGGPVKVHSTGYRNAYDLVITKTPGKAGRMYTVDNGPNQGWGGGPANEGATGKVTNNYVVGEPGSSGPGVNDPQVNNLDGFHYIGNLDTYEPGSYYAGHPNPIRANPAGAGLYTRSGSTGVWRTSKTGSDPLPADWPPVPVNLAHPIEGDYQSPGEADNSLLTFPTSTNGLTEYTASNFNNALKGSLLAACYNGNIYKISLNSTGDQVLNSKGGKKLITDAPFAANFGSQPLDIIAQGDNDVFPGSVWAATYGANAITIFEPGDFISCSSQYSSTLDEDGDGYTNADEIDNQTNPCSASSKPADFDGDKVSDLKDTDDDNDQIADNVDYFAQDAQNGLTTSLPIKYDLFNNYPGTGFFGLGFTGLMSNKIATNDYSKLYNEDNLIAGGAVGAFSVVAVSAGDALGALNTQENAFQFGLNVTSNTGPFTIQARILGNFFDNKPPQGNQSQGIFIGTGDQDNYLKIVLNANGGKSGIEVVFENAGTPVSYQFDINGGIPASTLDLFLAVNPVTGTVQPKYSRDGGTVFSLGTPIQISGALLTALQGSPALAVGIMATSRNASPFTATWDFINVTSNQATALGTWQTLTANSGAIIGREENAYVQAGNKFYLIGGRGIKAVQEYDPINKTWVNKSNVPMELHHFQAVTLNGLIYVVGAFTGSYPRETPVAQIYIYNPVTDKWINGPSIPQARRRGSAGVVVYNNKIYLISGILDGHWSGWVNWFDEYDPATNTWKTLPNAPRARDHFHAAIVNSKLYVAGGRRSSASTGQTFTFTVPEVDVYDFTTSSWSTLPSSSNIPTQRAGAGTVVLGNELLVIGGESTQPAGHKETEALNVTTNTWRRLADLQQGRHGTQAIESNNGIYIVTGAGNQGGSPLLTSQEAYYVSGSTIPAGTALSQSKITAPGTLDFGQVATASTTSKTLILSNTTGNQAIVVTGITKTGDAAFSHNTSFSLPFVIPAGGSVTLSISFSPTTSGTKTGSVLINHSGTGGTTTIGLNGQAGGSSVSPLYLINGGGPALTLENKSWEADKYFTGGKIYTNNQIADIANTNSDQLYKTERSSATPFGYAFPVAAGTYRVNLHFAEIYWGATGGGAAGVGKRIFGVNLEGGTVELANFDIYAEAGAMKVLVKTFDVTVTDGVLNIDFSVKVDQPKISAIEILPLTNPANGQITANPTSLHFFSQQAGTISQAQTITLTNTSSTTQQINTVTLTGANSAEFTHNFSNAVSLSANASAIVAVSFKPASLGTKVAQLSVTYSGSTTPLTISLTGEGTNNPNQAPIANAGTDKAITLPTNSVGLNGSGTDPDGTIQAYSWSQVSGPNTATFNNKTVASPTVSGLVAGSYVFSLVVKDNFGTSSAADQIVVTVNSTTGTNQQVTGFVLINATTEQAIQPLTNGSVLNLGALPTKALNIQAITNPAKIGSVVFSLSGKQAKQATETAVPYALFGDNNGNYNSWTPAAGSYTLKATPYSGTNGTGTAGSPLTINFTVVNQVARVATVGKEFSSIGSSLRVYPNPSPNGRVKVVLREAASGEVSYKLISATGAMLAHGKRTLKQASTVLSFNFSGSMRQPGVYYLQLQGSKLHEQIKIMRQ is encoded by the coding sequence ATGAACCTACTAATTACTATCCATTGGGTTAGTAGTAATAAACTTTTATTTTTAAGTTTATTACTACTAACCCAATTTATAAGGATTGATCCCGTTTGGGGGCAAAACTTTAATACTAGCAGTTTAAAAGGAGTTTCGATTACAAATCCTACCTCTTTACAATTTGGCCCAGATGGCCGTTTATACATTGCCCAACAAAACGGTCTTATTAAAATTTTCACCATTGTAAGAAATGGCGCTAATAATTATTCAGCTACAGCTACCGAAACTGTAAGCTTGATAAATCAAATTCCAAATCATAATGATAATGGCACCGTTAATACGGGTGTCACTACCCGACAGGTAACTTCATTGCTGCTAAGTGGTACTGCAGCCAACCCGATTATGTACGTAACCTCCAGCGATAGCCGCATTGGTGGCCCATCAGGAGATCTAAACTTAGATACTAATTCGGGGATTCTTTCCAAGCTTACCAAAACAGCCAGTAGTTGGGATAAGGTAGATTTAATCCGTGGATTCCCTCGCTCCGAAGAAAATCATTCAACTAATGGCATGCAGTTGGATCCTAAAACCAATACGCTCTACTTAACTATCGGCGGATTTACAAATGCTGGTTCTCCTTCGGCCAACTTTGCTTATATCTGCGAATATGCCTTATCTGCCTCCATTGTGGCCATAGATTTATCGCAAGTAGAAGCCCTTCCGATGAAGGGCAGTGGTAACACCAAATATAAATATGATTTGCCAACTGTAGACGATCCTACCCGGAGCAATAACCCTGATGGAACAGATGCAGGCGATCCTTTCGGTGGAAACGATGGATTGAACCAGGCCAAAATTGTTATAGGAGGTCCGGTAAAAGTTCATTCTACCGGCTATCGTAATGCTTATGATTTAGTTATTACAAAAACGCCAGGTAAAGCAGGAAGAATGTATACGGTAGATAACGGACCTAACCAAGGATGGGGAGGCGGACCGGCAAATGAAGGAGCGACGGGTAAGGTTACTAATAATTATGTTGTTGGTGAACCGGGCTCCAGTGGTCCGGGTGTAAATGATCCGCAGGTAAATAACCTGGATGGTTTTCATTATATCGGCAATTTAGATACCTACGAACCGGGCAGCTATTATGCAGGTCATCCTAATCCTATCCGGGCAAACCCGGCGGGAGCAGGCTTATACACTCGTTCCGGGTCGACTGGTGTCTGGCGTACAAGCAAAACCGGGAGCGATCCATTACCGGCAGATTGGCCGCCTGTACCCGTAAATCTGGCCCACCCCATAGAAGGCGATTACCAAAGCCCCGGCGAAGCAGATAATTCTTTATTAACTTTTCCCACTTCTACCAATGGATTAACCGAATACACCGCTTCCAATTTTAATAATGCTTTAAAAGGAAGTTTACTGGCCGCCTGCTACAATGGCAACATTTATAAGATTTCCTTAAATAGTACCGGCGACCAAGTCTTAAATAGTAAAGGCGGCAAAAAACTAATAACGGATGCACCTTTTGCCGCTAATTTTGGTTCACAGCCACTTGATATAATTGCTCAGGGCGATAATGATGTTTTTCCGGGTTCAGTATGGGCCGCTACTTATGGAGCAAATGCCATTACTATATTCGAGCCAGGCGATTTTATATCTTGCAGCAGTCAGTATAGTAGCACTTTAGATGAAGATGGAGATGGCTACACGAATGCGGATGAAATAGACAACCAAACCAATCCATGTTCTGCCTCCAGTAAGCCAGCTGATTTTGATGGGGATAAAGTTTCAGATTTAAAGGATACTGATGATGATAACGATCAAATTGCGGACAATGTAGATTATTTTGCCCAAGATGCTCAAAATGGTTTGACCACCTCACTTCCTATTAAGTACGATTTATTTAACAACTATCCGGGCACGGGATTTTTTGGATTAGGTTTTACCGGTTTAATGAGTAATAAAATAGCCACTAATGATTATTCTAAATTATATAATGAAGATAATTTAATTGCTGGCGGAGCAGTAGGTGCTTTTTCGGTAGTAGCGGTTTCGGCAGGCGATGCTTTGGGTGCTTTAAACACTCAGGAAAATGCTTTTCAATTTGGCTTAAATGTAACTTCCAACACAGGTCCTTTTACAATTCAAGCCCGGATTTTAGGTAACTTTTTTGATAACAAACCTCCGCAAGGAAATCAATCTCAAGGTATTTTTATTGGAACCGGCGACCAGGATAATTATTTAAAAATAGTACTGAATGCCAATGGGGGCAAAAGCGGTATAGAAGTAGTTTTTGAAAATGCCGGAACACCTGTTTCTTATCAGTTTGATATAAATGGCGGAATACCAGCCTCTACTCTGGATTTATTTTTAGCTGTAAATCCGGTAACAGGAACCGTACAGCCCAAATATAGTCGTGATGGCGGTACTGTATTTAGTTTAGGAACGCCTATTCAGATAAGCGGCGCCTTATTAACTGCTCTTCAGGGAAGCCCGGCTTTGGCAGTTGGTATTATGGCTACTTCCCGAAATGCTTCGCCTTTTACTGCAACCTGGGATTTTATTAATGTTACCTCCAATCAGGCTACTGCTTTAGGTACTTGGCAAACCCTTACTGCAAATTCCGGCGCTATAATTGGCCGCGAAGAGAATGCGTATGTGCAAGCAGGCAATAAATTTTACTTAATTGGTGGCCGGGGCATTAAAGCCGTACAGGAATACGATCCGATTAATAAAACCTGGGTAAACAAGAGCAATGTACCCATGGAGCTACACCATTTTCAAGCGGTTACTTTAAATGGATTAATTTATGTAGTGGGTGCTTTTACGGGTTCTTACCCCCGCGAAACACCTGTAGCGCAAATTTATATTTATAATCCGGTTACCGATAAATGGATAAACGGACCATCTATACCGCAGGCACGCCGGCGGGGCTCGGCAGGGGTAGTGGTGTACAATAATAAAATATACCTGATAAGTGGAATCTTAGATGGCCATTGGAGTGGTTGGGTAAACTGGTTCGATGAATATGATCCGGCTACCAATACCTGGAAGACTTTGCCAAATGCTCCCCGAGCCCGGGATCATTTTCATGCGGCGATTGTAAATAGTAAATTGTATGTGGCTGGTGGAAGGCGTTCCTCTGCCAGTACCGGGCAAACCTTTACTTTTACGGTACCAGAAGTGGATGTTTATGACTTTACAACCAGTAGTTGGTCAACTTTACCTAGTAGCAGTAATATTCCTACTCAACGGGCTGGAGCCGGCACAGTTGTTTTAGGCAACGAACTATTGGTTATTGGAGGCGAAAGCACGCAACCAGCCGGCCACAAAGAAACGGAAGCCCTGAATGTTACAACCAACACGTGGCGTCGGTTAGCCGATCTGCAACAAGGCCGCCATGGCACCCAAGCTATTGAAAGTAATAACGGTATTTACATTGTTACGGGAGCAGGTAACCAGGGAGGAAGTCCCTTACTTACTTCACAGGAAGCCTATTATGTTTCTGGTTCTACCATTCCTGCTGGAACAGCATTAAGTCAGAGTAAGATAACGGCCCCAGGCACTTTAGATTTCGGGCAGGTTGCTACTGCTTCTACTACGAGTAAAACACTTATTTTAAGCAATACTACAGGCAATCAGGCTATTGTAGTTACAGGCATTACTAAAACCGGCGATGCTGCTTTCTCCCATAATACTTCGTTTTCTCTACCATTTGTCATTCCGGCAGGCGGAAGTGTAACCTTAAGCATTTCCTTTAGCCCTACTACTAGTGGTACTAAAACCGGGAGTGTGCTTATTAATCATTCCGGAACTGGAGGAACAACTACAATTGGATTGAACGGTCAGGCGGGTGGCAGTTCTGTTTCGCCCTTATATCTGATAAACGGTGGTGGGCCGGCCCTTACGCTAGAGAATAAAAGCTGGGAAGCTGATAAATACTTTACGGGTGGTAAAATTTATACCAATAATCAAATTGCGGATATTGCGAACACAAACTCTGATCAGTTATACAAAACCGAACGAAGCTCGGCCACTCCATTTGGTTACGCTTTTCCGGTGGCTGCCGGAACGTACAGAGTAAACTTACATTTCGCGGAAATATACTGGGGAGCTACTGGTGGTGGAGCTGCAGGAGTGGGCAAACGGATATTCGGGGTTAATTTAGAAGGAGGCACAGTAGAATTAGCTAATTTCGACATCTACGCCGAAGCCGGTGCCATGAAAGTTCTAGTAAAAACGTTTGATGTAACAGTAACAGATGGTGTGCTTAATATTGATTTCTCTGTAAAAGTAGATCAGCCTAAAATATCAGCCATTGAGATCCTTCCACTTACTAATCCAGCTAACGGACAAATCACAGCAAACCCGACTTCCCTGCATTTTTTTAGCCAGCAAGCCGGTACTATTTCTCAAGCGCAAACAATAACGCTTACTAATACGAGTTCTACAACTCAACAAATAAATACCGTAACTCTAACAGGAGCTAATAGTGCTGAATTCACGCATAACTTCTCGAATGCAGTAAGCTTGAGCGCCAATGCATCTGCTATTGTGGCGGTATCTTTTAAACCAGCTTCATTGGGTACCAAAGTAGCTCAGTTAAGTGTGACTTACAGTGGCAGTACAACGCCGCTTACAATTAGCTTAACCGGCGAAGGAACCAATAACCCAAATCAGGCACCCATTGCGAATGCCGGAACGGACAAGGCTATTACCTTGCCCACCAATAGTGTTGGGCTAAATGGTTCCGGTACCGACCCAGACGGCACCATTCAAGCTTACAGTTGGAGCCAGGTAAGTGGCCCAAACACAGCTACCTTTAACAATAAAACAGTTGCTAGCCCAACCGTGAGTGGCTTAGTAGCTGGCAGCTATGTATTTAGCTTGGTAGTAAAGGATAATTTTGGTACAAGCAGCGCTGCTGATCAAATTGTTGTTACTGTAAATTCAACAACGGGTACTAATCAACAGGTAACCGGTTTTGTTCTGATAAATGCCACTACTGAACAAGCAATTCAGCCTTTAACGAATGGTAGTGTATTAAATTTAGGTGCTCTACCTACCAAAGCTTTAAATATTCAGGCGATAACTAATCCGGCAAAGATAGGCAGTGTTGTGTTTAGCTTAAGCGGTAAACAAGCGAAGCAAGCAACTGAAACAGCTGTGCCTTATGCCCTTTTTGGAGATAATAACGGTAATTATAACAGTTGGACACCAGCGGCAGGCTCGTACACCTTAAAAGCTACCCCTTATTCAGGTACTAATGGTACCGGAACAGCGGGATCACCGCTCACTATAAACTTTACAGTGGTAAACCAGGTAGCTCGCGTGGCAACTGTTGGTAAAGAGTTTTCTTCTATAGGTTCTTCTTTGCGCGTGTATCCTAACCCAAGCCCTAATGGTCGGGTAAAAGTAGTCCTCAGAGAAGCTGCGTCCGGAGAAGTTTCTTACAAACTTATTTCTGCTACAGGGGCTATGCTGGCCCATGGAAAACGTACTCTTAAACAGGCAAGTACTGTTCTAAGTTTTAATTTTTCGGGTTCCATGCGGCAACCCGGTGTATATTATCTACAGTTGCAAGGCAGCAAGCTACACGAACAAATTAAAATAATGCGCCAGTAA